In Streptomyces sp. NBC_01426, one genomic interval encodes:
- a CDS encoding DUF2277 domain-containing protein, whose protein sequence is MCRSIKTLRPPVLPEKATEEEIRAAALQYVRKVSGFRAPAAHNQEVFAAAVDAVTDATRDLLDGLQVRGAHATS, encoded by the coding sequence ATGTGCCGTTCCATTAAGACCCTGCGCCCGCCCGTCCTCCCCGAGAAGGCCACCGAGGAGGAGATCCGCGCGGCAGCGCTCCAGTACGTGCGCAAGGTGTCCGGCTTCCGGGCGCCCGCCGCACACAATCAGGAGGTGTTCGCCGCGGCCGTCGACGCCGTCACCGACGCGACCCGGGACCTGCTGGACGGGCTCCAGGTCAGAGGAGCCCACGCCACTTCCTGA